CTTTTTGCTATTTGAAGTAAGGATAATTTCATGCACAAAGTGTTTGTCTTCGGGACATTAAAGGAAGGGTTTCCAAACTATAAAACGAATAAAGGTCTTCGTTACCCTGGCGAATTTAAAACACAGTATCGTTACCCATTTTATTTAGTTGGTGAGCGTCATTCACCTTGGCTGATTCTGAATAAAGGTCATGGCTATCAGGTGTCAGGTCAAGTGTTTATGGTAGATGACGCCGCGCTCGCAGAAATGGACTCTCTTGAGCGAATCCACGAAGTGGACGGATATCGCCGCATAGAAATCAATGTTATCGAACAAAATACGGGTGAAGAAGTCAACGTATACGCTTATGGAAAACCATTAGATCAGCTTTATGGAGCTGACATTCAATGTGAAGTGGCAGGGGAATATACTCTGTCTCATGCACATTTGTATCGGTCGCGGATGGCTGTCGCGTCCTAATTAATATTTACTGACAATGAGATG
This DNA window, taken from Vibrio nitrifigilis, encodes the following:
- a CDS encoding gamma-glutamylcyclotransferase family protein; translation: MHKVFVFGTLKEGFPNYKTNKGLRYPGEFKTQYRYPFYLVGERHSPWLILNKGHGYQVSGQVFMVDDAALAEMDSLERIHEVDGYRRIEINVIEQNTGEEVNVYAYGKPLDQLYGADIQCEVAGEYTLSHAHLYRSRMAVAS